In the genome of Gemmobacter fulvus, the window CGGAAAAGAACAGCCGGGTCAGGGAGGGCGGCAGATGCGCGAGCAGCAGCGCGGCAAATCGCTCGGCGGGTTCGTGGGTATGGCCCGCAAAGATCACCTGATCCAGCCGCCCGGCCTGATCGCGGATCGCCTGCACGATATGCGGGTGGCAATGGCCATGCGTGACCACCCACCACGACGAGACGGCATCAAACACCCGCGCCCCCGCCGCATCGGTCAGCCAGGCCCCCGAGGCAGAGGTGATCGTGCGCATCTGCGGGAACAGCGCATGCTGGGTGAACGGGTGCCAGATCGGCGAGGCTTTGGGCATCCTCATGCCTGCGCTCCAAGTTCGAAGGCGTCGGTGGCGAAGCCCGCTTCAAAGCCCGCGCGCAGGCTGGCGGGGGTGACGGTGCCCAGCCGGGGCAGGCGGCCCAGATGGCGGGCCCCGCCCATGCGGCAGATGGTGTCCTCGACTTGCGGCTCGGCGCTGCCGATAAAGGCCACACCATGCAGCGGCACGCCAGCCCGGCGCAGGGCTGCAATGGACAGCAGGCTGTGATTGATGGTGCCAAGCGCGGTTCGGGCGCAGAGGATCACCGGCATCTGCCAGCGCGCAAACACATCCAGAAAGGTCGTCCGATCGTTCAGCGGCACCATGAGGCCGCCCGCGCCCTCGATCACCAGGGGCCGCGCGGGCGGTGGGGTGAGGGCGCTGTCGTCGATCTGCACACCCTCGGCGTCGGCCGAGAGATGCGGCGAGGCGGGCAGGCGCAGGCGGTAAGCCTCGGGGGGGCAAAAGGCCCCGGTCAGGCGGGCAACGGTCTGGCTGTCGGTCTCCTCCTCCAGCCCGGATTGCACGGGTTTCCAATAGCTTGCACCCAGACGTGCAACCAGCCCGGCAGAAAACAGCGTCTTGCCGATGCCGGTATCCGTGCCGGTCACGATGAAGGCGGGGGGCACGATGAAGGTGGGGGTCACGCAAGCACCTGTTGCAGCGCGGTAAAGGCAGCGGGCAGCGCCGATGCGGGCGGGTTGAGGGTCAGCGACAGGCGCAGCCGCTCGGCCCCTTTGGGCACGGTCGGCGCGCGGATGGCGCGAATGTCAAAGCCCTGCGCGTGCAGGGCGGCGGCGGCGGCAAGGCAGGCGGCATCGCCGGGCAGGATCACCGGCAGGATCTGGCTGCCCGAGGGCGCGAGGCCAATGCCGCGCGCCAGATCGCCCGCCTGCGCCACCCGCGCCAGCAGGGCAAGGCGGCGGGTCGGATCGGCCTCCAGATGCGCCAGCACACCGCGCAGTACCTCGGCCAGCAGGGGCGAAGGCGCGGTGGCATAGATAAAGCTGCGCGCCCGGTTCACCAGCAGTGCCACCAGCACCGGGTCGGCACAGACCAGCGCGCCCTGCACCCCAAGCGCCTTGCCGCAGGTGTGCAGCGTTACCACTTGTTCCAAGTGGGCAAAGGGCGCGGCAAGGCCCCGGCCTTCCGGCCCCCAGATTCCCGTCGCATGGGCCTCGTCAACGATCAGAAAGGCCTGCTCTTCAGCCGCAAGCGCGGCCAGGTCGGCCAGAGGCGCGAAATCGCCATCCATGGAATACACGCTTTCCACCGCCAGCCAGACCTGGCCTTTGCCGCCCTGCGCCCGCCAGTGCCGCAGCGCCGCGCGCGCGGATTGCGGATCGTTATGGGCAAAGGCGCGGGTTTCGGCGGCGCCAAGGCGCATACCGTCCCGCGCGCTGGCATGGATCAGTGCATCATGCAGCACCAGATCGCGCGCGGCGGGCAGGGCACTGAACAGCGCCAGATTGGCGGTGTAGCCCGCGCCGAAATACAGCGCCGCGCCGCTGCCGAAATGCGCGGCGGCGGCGGTTTCCAGCGCGGTGAACGCGTCGTGATTGCCGCGCAGCAGCCGCGCCGCGCCCGCGCCGGGGGAAAGCCCACGCTCCAGTGCCGCGCGGGTCAGATCGCGCAGCAGGTCAGACCCCGCCAGCCCCAGATAATCGTTCGAGGCGAAATCCACCCCCGCCACAGGCCGCAGCGCACGGCTGCGCCCGCGCTGATCCAGCGCCTGCAACAAGCCGCGCTGTGTGTTCAGCAGGCTCATGCGTCACCGGCAGCGCCGCTACAGCGGGGCGCTTCGGGGCGCAGGCCCAGCTTTTGGAACAGCTGCATATCCCGATCCTCGCCGGGGTTGGCGGCGGTCAGCAGCGTGTCGCCCATGAACAGCGAATTGGCCCCGGCAAAGAAGCACAGCGCCTGCATCTCGTCGCTCATTTCCGTGCGGCCCGCCGACAGGCGCATATGGCTGCGCGGCATCAGGATGCGGCCAAGGGCGATGACGCGCACAAACGCAATCGGGTCCACCGGGGCGGCCTTGGCCAGCGGCGTCTCTGCAATCGGGATCAGCATGTTGATCGGCACGCTTTCGGGATGTTCGGGCAGCGTGGCCAGCGTGAGCAGCATGTCGATCCGGTCGCCCGCCGTCTCGCCCATGCCAAGGATGCCGCCGGAGCAGACCTTGATCCCGGCCTCGCGCACACGAGCGAGGGTGTCGATCCGGTCGGCAAAGCTGCGGGTGGTGATGACCTCGGGGTAGAAGGCTTCCGAGGTGTCGATATTATGGTTGTAGTAATCCAAGCCCGCGCCCTTCAGGCGCAGCACCTGAGTGTCATCCAACATGCCAAGTGTCATGCAGGTTTCCATGCCCAGCTCGCGCACGCCACGCACCATCGCCTCGATGGCGGGCATGTCGCGGTCCTTGGGGCTGCGCCAGGCTGCGCCCATGCAATAGCGCGTGGCGCCCGCCGCCTTGGCCTTGCGCGCCTCGGACAGCACGCGCTCCACCTCCATCAGTTTGGAGGCAGAAAGCTGGGCACCATTGCGCGCTGATTGGCTGCAATAGCTGCAATCCTCGGGGCATCCGCCGGTTTTCACCGACAGAAGGCGGCTCATCTGCACCCGATTGGGGTCGAAATGCGCCCGATGCACGGATTGCGCCCGATACAGTAGATCCACGAAGGGTAAATTATAGATAAATTCTGCCTCTGCGCGCGTCCAGTCGGTTCTGATTTCGTTAATCTGTATATCTTTAGGCATCACATTCCTCCGCGCACACCGAGTCGGTGACGCTGGAATGCCAAAATATATATCTTTCGTCCAGAAAATCCGATGAAGTTATGAATTATCTATAAGCTGCGCGACAGATGGCCCCGGCGGATATGCTGCACCAGCACGGTTGCCGCGCGCTCGGCCTCGCCACTGCGCAGGGCGGCCAGGATGGCCTTGTGTTCCCGGTCGTCGCGGGGCAGGGACAGCCGCTGCCGCCCGCCCAGTTGCACCTCGCCCCGGCGCAGCACGGAATTGAGCCTGCCAATCTCGGCCAGCAGCCCCGGCATCGGGCAGGGCGCGATCAGACAGCTGTGAAAGCTGCGGTTGGCCTCGCCCCAGGCGGCCTCGGTCTGTGCGAGGCTACAGGCCTGATCGGCAGCGACCAGCTTGGCCAGATGGCCGGCCGGGTAATGGGCAAAGGCATGGCGCAGCGCCAGCCCCTCCAGCACGGCGCGCATCTCCAGGGCTTCGAAATGGCTGGCCGCATCTACGCCCGCCACCCGCACGCCCCGGCGCGGCAGAGATATTGCAAGGCCCATGGCCTCCAGCCGCCGAAACGCTTCGCGCACGGGAACGTGGCTGGCGGCAAAGCGCGCAGCGATGTCATTTTGCAGCAGGCGCGCGTTGGGCAGGAGCTGACCGCTCTCGATTTCTGCGGAAAGCGAGGTCACAATGCGATCAACAAGTGTGGGATCGGTGTCTTCAGCCATGACATGGACCTACCTCTCCACCGCGAAAGTTCCAACAGCAATCGTCTGCCCGCAAACCAATCTCCGGCGTGGCCACTTGCTATTGAGGATGCTCGCAGGCCCTTGGCAGATCAATGCCGTCGCCGGATTTATGCCCCCTGCCGACAAGCACAGTCGCCTCACGCATCAGAGAGGTCGTCGTCCGTCGGGGAAAGCTCGCGCAGGAAGGACCGGATCAACCGGCTGTCCTTGCGATCAGCGCGTGTAATCGCGCAGAAACGAATATGGTAGCTGAACACCTTGGGCATCAGTTCCTGCAGTTGACCTTGCTGAACCCAATGCAGGGCAAAGTGATCAGGCAGAAACCCCAGGTAGCTGCCCGTCATGACAAGGATGCCAATACCTTCGATCGAGTTTGTCCGGCTGACGATCCGCAGCCTGTCACCATGAATGCCCAGCCTGTCGCTGAGCAGATAGTCTGGTGATGCAATCTCGGCCGCGTAAATGTCTTCCTTGCTACAGGTTTTCCCGAAGAGCGGATGGCCCTGACTGCAATAAAGCGACATGCGTTCTCTGTGCATGTCCTGATAGTTCAGATCGTCAGCACGGCTATGGGCGGGCAGGAAACCGACATGCGCCCGCCCGTCGCGAATTGCAGCGCGCACGCCCGAGGGCGGCAAGACGATCAACTCGATCCGCACGTCCGGCGCGCGCGATTTGTAGCGCGCGATATGTTCCGAAATCCGGTTCTTGTGATCCGAAAGCGTGCTTTCGGTGATGGCAAGCCGCAGCTCTCCCTTGATGCCTAACCTGTAGCCCTTCAACTGCTCGGACACATCATCCATCGCGCTCATCAGCCGTTGGGCGGCCTGAAGCACGAACTCGCCATCCGGTTCCAGCGTGAAACCGCCGCGACCGCGCGTGCAGAGCCGGAGCCCCGTGCGGGCTTCAAGGTCTGACATCGCCCGGCTGACCGCGGCTTCGCTGAGGCCAAGCTTGACCGCCGCGGGCGAGAAGCCCTTCTCGGCGGCGACACAATGAAAGACCTTCAGAAGGCGGATATCGCTGATGGCCAGGTTGAACATCACTTACCTTTGGCGCAAGTAAATATACATAAACTTGCATTTATTTTGGTTTGCGGCCTCTGACAAGGTTTCTCGCACAGAGCGAGGAAAGCAGATGACCAAATTGAAATCAGAACTCTATCAGCCGCTGTCGTCGGATGTGGTGCCACGCTATGCCGGCATTGCCACCTTCATGCGCCTGCCATACGTCGCATTGGAGCAGGCAACCGATCTGGATATCGGGATCGTTGGGGTTCCGTGGGACGGCGGCACGACCAATCGGGCGGGCGCACGTCACGGCCCGCGCCAGGTGCGCGAGATGTCGGCCTTGATGCGGCGCTATCATCCGGTTCTGGACATCAGCCCCTATGCAATCGCGAATTGCGCCGATCTGGGGGATGCTCCGGTCAATCCGCTGGAGATCCTGGGCACTCTGGACGGTCTGACGGCGCATTATCGGCAGATTGTCGGACGGGGGATCACTCCCTTGTCCGTCGGCGGCGATCACTTGGTGACGCTGCCGATCCTGCGCGCTCTGGCCGAGTGTCATGGTCCGTTGGGCATGATCCAGTTCGATGCCCATTCAGACCTGTGGGATGTTTATTTCGGCGGCAGCGAATACGCGCATGGCACACCCTTCCGGCGCGCGATTGAAGAAGGGATCCTCGATCCGAACCGTCTGGTCCAGATCGGTCTGCGAGGCGGACTTTACAGTGCCGAGGACAATGCCTGGGCGGTCGAGCAGGGCGTGCATCAATTCCCGATCGAGGTTGTGGATGAGCGGGGTTGCGACGCCGTTCTGGCCGATGCGCTCCGGCTGGTCGGAGCAGGGCCGACCTATGTGACATTTGACATCGACTGCCTGGATCCGGCCCATGCGCCGGGCACCGGAACACCCGAGGTCGGCGGCTTCACCACATTGCATGCACAAAGGATGCTGCGCCGCCTGCGCGGCGTGAACCTCGTCGGCGCGGATGTCGTGGAGGTCTCGCCCCCTTTCGATCCCGGCGGAGCAACCGCACTGGCCGGTGCAACGATGTTGTTTGAACTGATCTGCCTTCTGGCAGAGCACCGGGCAGCGACCACCGGCTGACGGTTCCAAGTCTGGTGGGCCACATTCGCGGGGAGGCGGGTGGCCCAGCCAATAATCGCAAAAGCAACGGGTCCATGCAGGCAATCTTTCGGGATCGCCTGAGAGATGGACTTTCATATGGGAGGAGCATGAAATGGTGATCGATGTTGTGATTGTCGTCGCGTATTTCGCGATGATGATCGTGTGTGGAATTGTGGCAATGCGTCGGCTTAAAAGCACGGTGGATTATCTGGTGGCGGATCGCAATCTGCCGTTCTGGGTGTTTTTCCCCTGTCT includes:
- the bioD gene encoding dethiobiotin synthase; the encoded protein is MTPTFIVPPAFIVTGTDTGIGKTLFSAGLVARLGASYWKPVQSGLEEETDSQTVARLTGAFCPPEAYRLRLPASPHLSADAEGVQIDDSALTPPPARPLVIEGAGGLMVPLNDRTTFLDVFARWQMPVILCARTALGTINHSLLSIAALRRAGVPLHGVAFIGSAEPQVEDTICRMGGARHLGRLPRLGTVTPASLRAGFEAGFATDAFELGAQA
- a CDS encoding aminotransferase class I/II-fold pyridoxal phosphate-dependent enzyme, with the protein product MSLLNTQRGLLQALDQRGRSRALRPVAGVDFASNDYLGLAGSDLLRDLTRAALERGLSPGAGAARLLRGNHDAFTALETAAAAHFGSGAALYFGAGYTANLALFSALPAARDLVLHDALIHASARDGMRLGAAETRAFAHNDPQSARAALRHWRAQGGKGQVWLAVESVYSMDGDFAPLADLAALAAEEQAFLIVDEAHATGIWGPEGRGLAAPFAHLEQVVTLHTCGKALGVQGALVCADPVLVALLVNRARSFIYATAPSPLLAEVLRGVLAHLEADPTRRLALLARVAQAGDLARGIGLAPSGSQILPVILPGDAACLAAAAALHAQGFDIRAIRAPTVPKGAERLRLSLTLNPPASALPAAFTALQQVLA
- the bioB gene encoding biotin synthase BioB produces the protein MPKDIQINEIRTDWTRAEAEFIYNLPFVDLLYRAQSVHRAHFDPNRVQMSRLLSVKTGGCPEDCSYCSQSARNGAQLSASKLMEVERVLSEARKAKAAGATRYCMGAAWRSPKDRDMPAIEAMVRGVRELGMETCMTLGMLDDTQVLRLKGAGLDYYNHNIDTSEAFYPEVITTRSFADRIDTLARVREAGIKVCSGGILGMGETAGDRIDMLLTLATLPEHPESVPINMLIPIAETPLAKAAPVDPIAFVRVIALGRILMPRSHMRLSAGRTEMSDEMQALCFFAGANSLFMGDTLLTAANPGEDRDMQLFQKLGLRPEAPRCSGAAGDA
- a CDS encoding GntR family transcriptional regulator, translated to MAEDTDPTLVDRIVTSLSAEIESGQLLPNARLLQNDIAARFAASHVPVREAFRRLEAMGLAISLPRRGVRVAGVDAASHFEALEMRAVLEGLALRHAFAHYPAGHLAKLVAADQACSLAQTEAAWGEANRSFHSCLIAPCPMPGLLAEIGRLNSVLRRGEVQLGGRQRLSLPRDDREHKAILAALRSGEAERAATVLVQHIRRGHLSRSL
- a CDS encoding LysR family transcriptional regulator; translation: MFNLAISDIRLLKVFHCVAAEKGFSPAAVKLGLSEAAVSRAMSDLEARTGLRLCTRGRGGFTLEPDGEFVLQAAQRLMSAMDDVSEQLKGYRLGIKGELRLAITESTLSDHKNRISEHIARYKSRAPDVRIELIVLPPSGVRAAIRDGRAHVGFLPAHSRADDLNYQDMHRERMSLYCSQGHPLFGKTCSKEDIYAAEIASPDYLLSDRLGIHGDRLRIVSRTNSIEGIGILVMTGSYLGFLPDHFALHWVQQGQLQELMPKVFSYHIRFCAITRADRKDSRLIRSFLRELSPTDDDLSDA
- the speB gene encoding agmatinase; amino-acid sequence: MKSELYQPLSSDVVPRYAGIATFMRLPYVALEQATDLDIGIVGVPWDGGTTNRAGARHGPRQVREMSALMRRYHPVLDISPYAIANCADLGDAPVNPLEILGTLDGLTAHYRQIVGRGITPLSVGGDHLVTLPILRALAECHGPLGMIQFDAHSDLWDVYFGGSEYAHGTPFRRAIEEGILDPNRLVQIGLRGGLYSAEDNAWAVEQGVHQFPIEVVDERGCDAVLADALRLVGAGPTYVTFDIDCLDPAHAPGTGTPEVGGFTTLHAQRMLRRLRGVNLVGADVVEVSPPFDPGGATALAGATMLFELICLLAEHRAATTG